The following coding sequences are from one Paenibacillus sp. FSL R5-0912 window:
- a CDS encoding lmo0937 family membrane protein: MLWGLIGLVVVVWLFGFIFDVMGNLIHLLLFVAAVLFVINLFRGRSRS; this comes from the coding sequence ATGCTGTGGGGATTAATCGGACTTGTTGTCGTAGTATGGCTGTTCGGCTTTATCTTTGATGTTATGGGCAATCTGATTCACCTTCTGCTATTTGTCGCTGCGGTACTGTTTGTGATTAACCTGTTCCGGGGACGATCCCGGAGTTAA
- a CDS encoding 5' nucleotidase, NT5C type, protein MNKPIIAVDMDDTICHLVKRAIYHNNIEFPTHPLRYEDMMDWNTDHLRHPDSTMDLFFGRPGLYEELELFDEYVVEEMEKLHNAYDVIIVTAAVPKTVLEKWNWMQKHMPYIPAENFFTCKRKHLIGFDLLIDDGPHNLLPAVQAGRKVLCIPHPWNLRAREEYAFPLMTSWQGAKERVDEILQARQ, encoded by the coding sequence ATGAATAAACCGATCATCGCCGTCGATATGGATGATACCATCTGTCATCTCGTCAAACGTGCGATATACCACAACAACATTGAGTTTCCTACGCATCCGCTCCGCTACGAGGATATGATGGACTGGAATACAGACCACCTTCGCCATCCGGACAGCACGATGGACCTTTTCTTCGGCAGACCCGGCCTGTACGAAGAGCTGGAGCTGTTCGATGAATATGTGGTCGAAGAGATGGAGAAGCTTCACAACGCTTATGATGTCATTATTGTTACAGCCGCTGTTCCCAAAACAGTGCTTGAGAAATGGAACTGGATGCAAAAGCACATGCCGTATATCCCGGCCGAGAACTTCTTCACCTGCAAGCGCAAGCATCTGATCGGCTTCGATCTGCTGATTGATGACGGTCCGCATAATTTGCTGCCCGCTGTACAGGCAGGGAGGAAGGTGCTCTGTATCCCGCATCCCTGGAACCTGCGGGCCCGGGAGGAATATGCCTTTCCGCTGATGACCTCCTGGCAGGGGGCGAAGGAGCGGGTGGATGAAATTTTGCAGGCACGGCAATAG